A stretch of Lathyrus oleraceus cultivar Zhongwan6 chromosome 6, CAAS_Psat_ZW6_1.0, whole genome shotgun sequence DNA encodes these proteins:
- the LOC127094489 gene encoding uncharacterized protein LOC127094489, with product MKHPLEENSVFHMELISELIDAALQPDTFPTGEVVVDEAVFAEDKLLQVLKKHKKAIGWTLADLPGVSLSMCMYKILPEDGAKTVRHPQRRLNPLILDVVKKEVTKLLQAGVIYPISDSKWVTFIFILHRKIKRRPLLLVPSGIVLGHIISEKGIFVDPAKIDVISILPYPSCVHEIRSFLGHKALTSAPIIQPPDWTLPFEIMFDASNYVGGDVLAQRVDRVSHVVYYASRTLDSAQSNYTTTEKELLAIVFALEKFRSYFLGSKKSDAKPRLIRWMLFLQEFNVEIKDKSGAENLVADHLSRIERDADPFPIQDDFPDEQLFLLHGITPWFVDIVNFLVAGVFPIGVSISQIHKPKSDAKYYVWDDPYLWKFGSNQDAYETYRTCKECQITGTNITCKSEMPQQPMLFCEVFDVWGIDFMGPFLVSFGFLYILLAVDYVSKWVEVIPNRTNDSRVVAYFVGSNIFYRFGIPRAIISDQGTHFCNRTMEALLRKYGVVHRVSTAYHPQTNG from the exons atgaaacaccCCTTGGAAGAGAATTCTGTTTTTCATATGGAATTGATATCTGAGCTG attgatgctgccttgcagcCTGATACATTTCCTACAGGTGAAGTTGTTGTCGATGAAGCTGTTTTTGCA GAAGacaagcttttgcaggttttaaagAAGCACAAGAAGGCAATCGGGTGGACATTAGCCGACCTCCCAGGTGTTAGTCTGTCGATGTGCATGTACAAGATATTACCTGAGGACGGAGCAAAAACAGTAAGGCATCCCCAAaggaggcttaatcctttgattcttgatgttgtgaagaAGGAGGTAACCAAACTCTTGCAAGCAGGTGTCATTTATCCTATCTCTGACAGTAAATGG GTTACTTTCATATTCATATTGCACCGAAAGATCAAGAGAAGACCACTTTTACTTGTCCCTTCG GGAATTGTATTGGGTCACATAATTTCAGAAAAAGGAATTTTTGTTGACCCTGCTAAAATAGATGTGATTTCTATACTGCCTTACCCTTCTTGCGTTCACGAGATTcgttcttttcttggtcat aaagcattgaCCTCCGCTCCCATAATCCAACCACCGGACTGGACCCTCCCTTTTGAGATTATGTTTGATGCGTCTAATTATGTTGGTGGGGATGTCCTTGCACAAAGGGTTGACAGGGTTTCCCATGTTGTTTACTATGCTTCTAGAACTTTAGATTCCGCACAATCAAATTACActaccactgaaaaagaactgctagctattgtttttgctcttgaGAAATTCAGATCATATTTTCTAGGttccaag aagtcGGATGCAAAACCGAGATTGATTCGGTGGATGTTGTTTCTCCAAGAATTTAATGTTGAGATTAAAGACAAAAGTGGAGCTGAGAACTTAGTGGCTGACCACTTGAGCAGGATAGAGAGAGATGCAGATCCTTTTCCTATTCaggatgactttcctgatgagcaGCTTTTTCTTTTGCATGGGATTACACCTTGGTTTGTTGACATTGTTAATTTTCTTGTTGCTGGTGTTTTTCCTATAGGTGTATCTATATCACAGATTCACAAACCCAAGAGTGatgccaaatattatgtttgggatgatccatatctTTGGAAGTTTGGTAGTAATCAG GATGCTTATGAGACTTACCGCACTTGTAAAGAGTGCCAGATAACAGGTACAAACATCACTTGCAAGAGTGAAATGCCTCAGCAGCCTATGCTTTTCtgtgaggtatttgatgtatggggaatcgaCTTCATGGGTCCCTTTCTTGTATCATTTGGTTTCCTTTACATTTTGCttgctgttgattatgtttcaaagtgggtggaagtTATCCCCAATaggactaatgattctagagttgttgcaTATTTTGTCGGGTCTAATATCTTTTACAGGTTTGGAATACCACGAGCTATCATAAGtgaccaaggcactcatttctGTAACCGCACCATGGAAGCTTTGCTCCGGAAGTATGGAGTCGTGCACAGAGTCTCTACTgcatatcacccacaaactaatgggtaa